Proteins encoded by one window of Apus apus isolate bApuApu2 chromosome 15, bApuApu2.pri.cur, whole genome shotgun sequence:
- the APCDD1L gene encoding protein APCDD1-like: MVRCWWLAGLLVACSACAAAEPPLRWEPRCRQQLRHLQEGAGIAARLPPRLEGRWVSTGCEVRPGPEFLTRSYLFYANRLFKAYQFYYWDPSCRDPSYSLVIKGKLRLRQASWITRGATEADYHLHKVGIVFHSQKAMREVAAWINQTSGEGCRGFLPPGRTWVPGALYELLSAKTERDCTAALGFAMHELSLVRVERRYQPLLQPQQSGSRLVEELYLGDIHTQWVERLHYRPTGYQRPMQSAVHHVHPCPACGIIYRADEHHPPILPLQAQLPMQLSGSWVSTHCEVRPAVLFLTRYFIFHGSNHTWEGYYYHYSDPLCKQPTFTIYASGHYTQGIPSSKVRGGTELAFKVTQARVTPMDQLTVVMLNSSEPGSCGLTSSWSAGVEQDITPTNGCLALGIKLPHTEYELFKTEQDTTDHSLLYVGERPTDGSSPDSPDKRPTSYQAPLIQCAGPPEEFSNYVSLKYLGRKDANGNEALKPLSVAFLLFISFLFLRWD, from the exons CCTGCTCAGCCTGCGCGGCCGCGGAGCCGCCGCTGCGCTGGGAGCCGCGGTGCCGGCAGCAGCTGCGCCACCTGCAGGAGGGCGCCGGGATCGCGGCGCGGCTGCCGCCCCGCCTGGAGGGACGCTGGGTCTCCACCGG GTGTGAGGTGCGGCCAGGACCCGAGTTCCTCACCCGATCCTACCTCTTCTACGCCAACCGCCTCTTCAAGGCTTACCAGTTCTACTACTGGGACCCCTCCTGCCGCGACCCCTCCTACTCGCTGGTCATCAAGGGCAAGCTCCGCCTGCGCCAGGCCTCCTGGATCACGCGCGGGGCCACCGAGGCCGACTACCACCTGCACAAGGTCGGCATCGTTTTCCACAGCCAGAAAGCCATGCGGGAGGTGGCCGCCTGGATCAACCAGACATCCGGCGAGGGCTGCAGGGGGTTCCTGCCCCCGGGTCGCACCTGGGTTCCCGGAGCCCTCTATGAACTGCTGAGCGCCAAGACCGAGCGCGACTGCACGGCTGCCTTGGGCTTCGCCATGCACGAGCTGAGCCTGGTGCGGGTGGAGAGGCGCTACCAGCCCTTGCTGCAGCCGCAGCAGAGCGGCAGCCGGCTGGTGGAGGAGCTGTACCTGGGGGACATTCACACCCAGTGGGTGGAGAGGCTCCACTACCGACCCACCGGTTACCAGCGGCCTATGCAGAGCGCTGTG caCCATGTGCATCCTTGCCCAGCCTGTGGGATTATTTACAGAGCTGATGAACACCACCCACCCATCCTGCCCCTCCAAGCTCAGCTGCCAATGCAGCTCAGTGGCAGCTGGGTGAGCACCCACTGCGAGGTCCGACCTGCCGTGCTTTTCCTTACCAGGTACTTCATATTCCATGGTAGCAACCACACCTGGGAAGGTTATTACTATCACTACTCTGACCCACTCTGCAAACAGCCAACTTTCACCATCTATGCATCTGGGCATTACACCCAAGGAATCCCCTCTTCCAAAGTGAGGGGTGGGACAGAGCTGGCCTTCAAAGTCACGCAGGCTCGGGTGACGCCAATGGACCAGCTGACCGTGGTGATGCTGAACTCCTCAGAACCTGGAAGCTGTGGGCTGACAAGCTCCTGGAGCGCTGGGGTGGAGCAGGATATAACACCCACAAATGGATGTTTGGCTTTGGGCATCAAGCTGCCCCACACAGAGTATGAACTTTTCAAAACAGAGCAAGACACGACAGACCACAGCCTGCTCTACGTTGGCGAGAGGCCCACGGATGGATCCAGTCCTGACAGCCCAGACAAGCGACCCACCTCCTATCAGGCACCTCTGATTCAGTGTGCTGGGCCACCAGAGGAATTCTCTAACTATGTTAGTCTGAAATACCTGGGGAGAAAGGATGCTAATGGGAATGAAGCACTAAAACCTTTGTCTGTGGCCTTTTTACTGTTTATatcatttctgtttttaagatGGGACTAG